GATGGGGGATTCGGAGTCATATTGTTATGTGCAAGAGAAGGGCAATTATTAATGATTAAAAAATTCCGGCATGAAGAACGGGGTTGGAGTTGGGAATTTCCTCGTGGCTTTGGCGATCCTAAACTAACGGCAAATGAAAACGCTCAGAAGGAATTACTAGAGGAAACAGGGCTTGTAGAAAAAAAGTTGGAAATGCTTGCGGAAATAAAGGAAGGCAAAGGTGGATTGTCTGTATTCCTTGCAAGGATAGAATCCGATCAGAAGATTGTCAAGGATGACGTAGAAGGTATTGGTGAATATATATGGGTGTCAGAAAAGGATATTGAAAAATTAATCCTGGAAGGAAAGATAAAAGATTGGTTTTCATTGTGGGCTTTTATTTTAGCAAGAAGTAGAAAGATATTCTAGAAGGGATCAATGCTATGCCGGGAAAAAAGAATGCTGATAATACATTTGTTGAAGCGCTTGACACCGTATTTCAGATTAGAAATCCTGACAGGGATGCTCGGCGGGTAAGTCGTTTATTGACCGGCAGTATCCTCTATTCAAGAGGATTGGCTTTTTCAGATACTATGCTGATCGATAACCTTGGATTACGTCGACTATTTAGGAAGAACTCAGCCTTTAGGGAGTTAATATCACAAATCGGTGTTGCGGGAATTCGCAATGGTTCAGACAACCTGCTAAGCGTTGTTGAAAAGCAGATAAAGTCGGGGATGATATTTTCCTCCTTCCCAGAACAGTTGCGAAATAAAGTAAAAAATAACAAGTTAGATGAAGTAACAATTACCCCGGA
This Anaerolineales bacterium DNA region includes the following protein-coding sequences:
- a CDS encoding NUDIX hydrolase, which translates into the protein MDSFNMYLALMKERPELFKNTGEKNEIKIIHNPERILAEQEKIKAELRSKGLPEYWIEIGVLSEDEWFWTVRDMVEFPNGFVWGYIRQINRKVQDGGFGVILLCAREGQLLMIKKFRHEERGWSWEFPRGFGDPKLTANENAQKELLEETGLVEKKLEMLAEIKEGKGGLSVFLARIESDQKIVKDDVEGIGEYIWVSEKDIEKLILEGKIKDWFSLWAFILARSRKIF